In Anaerostipes hadrus ATCC 29173 = JCM 17467, a single genomic region encodes these proteins:
- a CDS encoding ATP-dependent helicase, giving the protein MHSQLSKAQKEAVMHKDGPMMVLAGPGSGKTLVITKRIQYLISHYQIPPQRILVITFTRAAANEMKERFWRLAGETLPVSFGTFHSVFFTILKYAYHYSADNILPEHKKYDFIREIITDHELEIDDEADFMRQIIQEISLVKGQMIPLAYYHSGCCGDEVFKEIYRAYEEKLHENRWIDFDDILVYTYELLKEREDIRKAWQQKFPYILIDEFQDINKIQYEIVKMLAGETKNLFIVGDDDQSIYKFRGARPELMLNFPKDFENTRQVILNRNYRCGEEIVQVAEDIISYNTKRFEKKMQAREDAASMVEVRTFKDHYEENKHIIYTIKEEMAKKTPLSQIAILYRTNQGPRQLIAALMAYNIPFYMQDAVPNLFDHWISKNIIDYMHLAMGDRKRSTFLRVMNRPKRYISREYLTESQVSFDDLLDKVKDKPWLYEYVEDFKEDLRIMKNMTPLMAINYIRKSVGYNAYLAEYARFRKIQEEEFTQVLEELQESAKGYDTYEAWFDHIKEYTEELNRQSKENQKEKEGVVVSTMHSTKGLEFERVFLPDVNEDVIPHKKSMKEEDVEEERRLFYVGVTRAKKYLHILSVKKLYNKDSRPSRFVEELRSRQEKRGVLHGK; this is encoded by the coding sequence TTGCATAGCCAGCTGAGCAAGGCACAGAAAGAAGCAGTGATGCACAAAGATGGACCGATGATGGTACTTGCAGGACCAGGTTCAGGGAAGACACTTGTGATCACAAAGAGAATTCAATATTTGATATCGCACTATCAGATCCCACCGCAGCGGATTCTGGTCATTACATTTACCAGAGCAGCAGCGAATGAGATGAAAGAGCGGTTTTGGCGGCTGGCAGGGGAAACCCTGCCGGTTTCTTTTGGAACCTTTCATTCTGTGTTTTTTACGATTTTAAAATATGCCTATCACTATAGTGCAGATAATATTCTGCCGGAACATAAAAAATATGACTTTATCCGTGAGATCATCACAGATCATGAGTTGGAGATTGATGATGAAGCAGATTTTATGCGTCAGATCATACAAGAGATCAGCTTAGTCAAAGGGCAGATGATCCCTCTTGCCTATTATCACAGTGGATGCTGTGGGGATGAAGTGTTTAAAGAAATTTATCGTGCATATGAAGAAAAACTGCATGAGAACCGTTGGATCGATTTTGATGATATTTTGGTTTATACGTATGAGTTGTTAAAAGAGCGTGAGGATATCAGGAAAGCATGGCAGCAGAAGTTTCCATATATTTTGATCGATGAGTTTCAGGATATCAATAAGATTCAGTATGAGATCGTCAAGATGTTAGCAGGAGAGACAAAGAACCTCTTTATCGTAGGAGATGATGATCAGTCTATTTATAAGTTTCGAGGTGCAAGACCAGAACTGATGTTAAATTTTCCAAAGGATTTTGAGAATACCAGACAGGTGATCTTAAACCGAAACTATCGTTGCGGGGAAGAGATCGTACAGGTTGCGGAAGATATCATTTCTTATAATACAAAACGTTTTGAAAAGAAGATGCAGGCAAGAGAAGATGCTGCAAGTATGGTTGAGGTCCGTACATTTAAAGATCACTATGAGGAGAATAAGCATATCATTTACACGATCAAGGAAGAGATGGCAAAGAAGACACCGTTATCCCAGATCGCGATCCTTTATCGGACCAATCAGGGACCAAGACAGCTGATTGCTGCATTGATGGCATACAATATCCCATTTTATATGCAGGATGCAGTGCCGAATCTGTTTGATCACTGGATTTCCAAAAATATCATAGATTATATGCACCTTGCGATGGGAGATCGCAAAAGAAGCACATTTTTAAGAGTCATGAACCGCCCCAAGCGTTATATCAGCAGGGAATATCTGACCGAATCACAAGTGTCATTTGATGATCTGTTAGACAAGGTCAAAGATAAACCATGGCTTTATGAATATGTAGAAGATTTTAAGGAAGATCTTCGGATCATGAAGAATATGACTCCGTTGATGGCGATCAATTATATCCGGAAATCCGTGGGATACAATGCGTATTTAGCAGAATATGCAAGATTTCGCAAAATTCAGGAAGAAGAATTTACGCAAGTATTAGAAGAACTTCAGGAGAGCGCAAAAGGCTATGATACATATGAGGCATGGTTTGATCATATCAAAGAATACACCGAAGAATTAAACCGCCAGTCAAAAGAGAATCAGAAAGAAAAAGAAGGGGTTGTGGTCAGCACGATGCACAGTACCAAAGGATTGGAATTTGAACGTGTCTTTTTGCCAGATGTCAATGAAGACGTGATTCCACATAAGAAGTCCATGAAAGAAGAAGACGTGGAAGAAGAAAGACGTTTGTTTTACGTTGGAGTTACAAGAGCCAAGAAATATCTGCACATCTTATCAGTAAAGAAACTTTATAACAAAGACAGCAGGCCGTCAAGGTTCGTAGAAGAACTAAGAAGCCGTCAGGAGAAAAGAGGTGTTTTGCATGGAAAATAG
- a CDS encoding DNA/RNA non-specific endonuclease produces MMRVTKKLYALLIAGMMAVSLAGCQSTGNSSNHESTQNEQSSKGSTNSSTKSVSSDNIPDFSGNMTVAVDNNNPDFTSKDLTTKSYESYSRLDSEGRCQVAEACVGKDIMPKGKRGAIGMVKPTGWHTAKYDNVDGKYLYNRCHLIAYQLTGENANNKNLITGTRSFNVDGMLPYEEMVGDYVRETGNHVLYRVTPVFDGDDLVAKGVQMEAMSVEDKGEDIKFNVFVYNVQDGVKIDYESGDSEADSSVQVTTENSKASQKYHTNQNSSNNSKNYNSNKNTTAAKTNTKTTASQKIRGNSRSKVYHCPGQRDYDRMGTSKYLVTFKSEKEAKAAGYHKAQR; encoded by the coding sequence ATGATGAGAGTAACAAAGAAATTATATGCCCTGCTGATCGCAGGAATGATGGCGGTATCACTGGCAGGATGTCAGAGTACAGGCAATAGCAGTAATCACGAAAGCACACAGAACGAACAAAGCAGCAAAGGAAGTACAAATTCTTCCACCAAATCTGTATCATCTGACAATATTCCGGATTTTTCAGGGAATATGACGGTTGCTGTTGACAATAATAATCCAGATTTTACATCCAAGGATCTGACAACAAAATCCTACGAGTCTTACAGCAGACTTGACTCTGAAGGAAGATGTCAGGTGGCGGAAGCGTGTGTTGGAAAAGATATCATGCCAAAAGGAAAACGTGGAGCGATCGGTATGGTAAAACCAACCGGATGGCATACAGCAAAATACGATAACGTTGATGGGAAATATCTATATAACCGCTGTCATTTGATCGCTTACCAGCTGACCGGTGAGAATGCCAATAACAAGAACCTGATCACAGGAACAAGATCTTTTAACGTGGATGGAATGTTACCATATGAAGAGATGGTCGGTGACTATGTCCGTGAGACAGGCAATCATGTATTATACAGAGTTACACCAGTCTTTGACGGAGATGACCTGGTAGCTAAAGGGGTACAGATGGAAGCGATGTCTGTGGAAGATAAGGGTGAAGATATCAAGTTTAATGTCTTTGTATATAATGTACAGGATGGGGTGAAGATTGATTACGAGTCAGGAGACAGTGAAGCAGACAGCAGCGTGCAGGTAACAACAGAGAATTCAAAAGCAAGCCAGAAATATCACACAAACCAGAATTCATCTAATAACAGCAAAAACTACAACAGTAACAAAAATACAACAGCAGCAAAAACAAATACAAAAACAACTGCTTCACAGAAGATCCGTGGAAACAGCAGATCAAAGGTATACCACTGCCCAGGTCAAAGAGATTATGACCGTATGGGAACATCAAAATATTTAGTCACATTTAAGAGTGAGAAAGAAGCAAAGGCAGCGGGATATCATAAGGCACAAAGATAA
- a CDS encoding CAT RNA binding domain-containing protein: MIIQKVINNNVVSTFDSNGKEVILMGKGIGFRKKTGDELDKTKIEKIFTLDLSGKSSFVQEVMAIIQEFYEIVLDTEHPAYQRFATHLQYLETEILSKKRPIEEDEEDDVEFYERNQKKYPEAYVCSQKIVEHIEQHYNCKLSADEKMYLIIYVKRLILEMGHQS; the protein is encoded by the coding sequence GTGATCATACAAAAAGTAATCAACAATAACGTGGTCAGTACATTTGATTCAAACGGAAAAGAAGTTATTTTGATGGGAAAAGGAATTGGATTTCGCAAGAAAACCGGGGACGAATTAGATAAGACGAAGATTGAGAAGATTTTTACCTTGGACCTCAGTGGCAAATCATCTTTTGTACAGGAAGTCATGGCGATCATTCAGGAGTTTTATGAAATCGTGCTAGATACGGAACATCCAGCATATCAGAGATTTGCAACACATTTACAATATCTTGAGACGGAAATCTTATCAAAGAAACGGCCGATAGAAGAAGACGAAGAAGATGATGTTGAATTTTATGAACGTAATCAGAAGAAGTATCCAGAAGCCTATGTGTGCAGTCAGAAGATCGTGGAACATATCGAGCAGCATTACAACTGCAAACTTTCAGCAGATGAGAAGATGTATCTGATCATTTATGTCAAAAGACTGATCTTAGAAATGGGGCATCAGTCATAA
- the hydF gene encoding [FeFe] hydrogenase H-cluster maturation GTPase HydF yields MSLNATPRGDRIHIALFGKRNAGKSSVINAMTNQELAIVSDVKGTTTDPVYKAMELLPLGPVVMIDTPGLDDEGELGEKRVKKAKEVLAKADIALVIMDATAGMTEFEEDMIRLIEDRKIPYLKVYNKMDIANAQEWKEDKSCFVSAKDKKGIWELKEEIGKLVPTDDDTLKIVGDLVCPNDFVILVVPIDSAAPKGRLILPQQQTIRDLLEAGAASIVVRETELEKTLEEIGKKPALVITDSQAFGKVSKIVPEDIKLTSFSILFARYKGDLEEEVRGVKALEHLEEGAKILIAEGCTHHRQCDDIGTVKIPRWLKQYTGKDFDIHTSSGNSFPEDLDTYDLVIHCGGCTLNRREMKNRIARVKDAGVPIVNYGIFIAATQGILKRTLEPFEEASRILNEI; encoded by the coding sequence ATGAGTTTAAATGCAACACCAAGAGGAGACAGAATTCACATCGCATTATTCGGGAAACGAAATGCCGGGAAGTCAAGTGTTATCAATGCTATGACGAATCAGGAATTAGCGATCGTATCCGATGTCAAAGGAACAACGACAGATCCTGTATACAAGGCAATGGAACTTCTGCCATTAGGACCAGTAGTTATGATCGATACACCGGGACTTGATGATGAAGGAGAATTAGGAGAAAAGCGAGTCAAGAAAGCAAAAGAAGTCTTGGCGAAGGCAGATATCGCTCTTGTGATCATGGATGCTACAGCTGGTATGACAGAGTTTGAAGAAGATATGATACGTTTGATCGAAGACCGGAAGATTCCTTATCTGAAAGTCTACAATAAGATGGATATTGCCAATGCCCAAGAATGGAAAGAAGACAAATCCTGCTTTGTCAGTGCAAAGGATAAAAAAGGGATCTGGGAGTTAAAAGAAGAGATTGGGAAACTGGTTCCAACGGATGATGACACGCTAAAGATCGTTGGAGATTTGGTCTGTCCGAATGATTTTGTGATCTTAGTCGTACCGATCGACAGTGCAGCACCGAAAGGCAGACTGATCCTTCCACAGCAGCAGACGATCCGTGACCTTTTAGAAGCAGGAGCAGCCTCTATTGTTGTAAGAGAAACGGAATTAGAAAAGACATTAGAAGAGATCGGCAAGAAACCAGCATTGGTCATTACAGACTCTCAGGCATTTGGCAAAGTCTCAAAGATTGTGCCAGAAGATATCAAACTGACTTCATTTTCGATTCTGTTTGCAAGATATAAAGGTGATCTGGAAGAAGAAGTCAGAGGAGTGAAAGCCTTGGAACATTTAGAAGAAGGGGCGAAGATCTTGATCGCGGAAGGATGCACTCATCACAGACAGTGCGATGACATCGGAACGGTGAAGATCCCAAGATGGTTAAAACAATATACAGGTAAGGATTTTGATATCCATACAAGCAGTGGAAACTCTTTCCCTGAAGATCTGGATACTTATGATCTGGTCATTCATTGTGGCGGATGTACTTTAAATAGAAGAGAGATGAAAAACCGTATCGCAAGAGTCAAAGATGCAGGTGTTCCGATCGTGAACTATGGAATCTTTATCGCGGCAACGCAGGGAATCTTAAAGAGAACCTTAGAGCCATTTGAGGAAGCTAGCAGGATCTTAAATGAGATTTAA
- a CDS encoding polymorphic toxin type 35 domain-containing protein, with product MQSKHAWTKVTKKNQWKYVKPIVKKAMKSGKMEAIGKTKGKEIVYKFVYNYKGKIIEGTCIAKKGVVKLSDAWVKTIGL from the coding sequence ATGCAGAGTAAACATGCGTGGACAAAAGTAACAAAAAAGAATCAGTGGAAGTATGTAAAACCAATTGTAAAAAAGGCAATGAAAAGTGGAAAAATGGAAGCTATAGGAAAAACTAAAGGAAAAGAAATTGTATATAAATTTGTATACAATTATAAAGGGAAAATTATCGAAGGTACATGTATAGCTAAGAAAGGAGTTGTAAAATTAAGTGATGCATGGGTTAAAACAATTGGTTTATGA
- the ptsP gene encoding phosphoenolpyruvate--protein phosphotransferase, with protein MYKGIGASAGIGIGKIVKIKEEELNYTKQSIEDTEAEKKRLSDAIEVFIEKTQKMVESMKVTAGEQEAEILEGHIMMIQDPAISEQIEAKIDGEKINAEAAVEEACDFFAQIFAMADDELTQQRASDLGDIKTRLIKILLGIEEVDISAVPEGTILVAEDLTPSMTAGINPANVQGVLTEIGGKTSHSAIICRSMEIPAVLSIENIVSIVNDGDEVVLDGSTGEAFINPEASVVEEYKAKKAKFLEEKAALQKFVGQKSQTADGHVVELVANIGGPDEAEGVLERDGEGVGLFRSEFLFMESDAIPSEEAQFEAYKKVAETLDGKPVIIRTLDIGGDKALPYLGLPTEENPFLGFRAVRFCLQRKEDIYKPQLRALLRASAFGKVRIMVPLVTCVDELRAVKAIIEELKQELDAEGIAYDKDIQVGVMMETAAASLIADILAKEADFFSIGTNDLTGYTMAADRGNPDVAYLYSAYNPAVLRSIRNIISAANKEDIMAGMCGEAASDPLLVPVLLGFGLNEFSVSATAILATRKVMSLWTMDECKALVDEVMQLETEAEVKALLEERARS; from the coding sequence ATGTATAAAGGTATAGGAGCATCTGCTGGTATCGGTATCGGTAAGATCGTTAAGATTAAGGAAGAAGAACTTAATTACACAAAACAGTCTATCGAAGATACAGAAGCAGAGAAAAAACGTTTAAGCGATGCAATTGAAGTTTTCATTGAGAAGACTCAGAAGATGGTTGAATCCATGAAAGTAACTGCTGGTGAGCAGGAAGCAGAGATCTTAGAAGGTCATATCATGATGATCCAGGATCCAGCGATCTCAGAACAGATCGAAGCTAAGATCGATGGAGAGAAGATCAACGCAGAAGCTGCTGTAGAAGAAGCTTGCGATTTCTTCGCACAGATCTTCGCTATGGCAGACGATGAACTGACACAGCAGAGAGCATCTGACTTAGGCGACATCAAAACTCGTTTAATTAAGATCTTACTTGGAATTGAAGAAGTAGATATCAGTGCAGTTCCAGAAGGAACAATCTTAGTAGCAGAAGATTTAACACCATCTATGACAGCAGGAATCAATCCTGCAAACGTTCAGGGTGTATTAACAGAGATTGGTGGTAAGACATCTCACTCTGCGATCATCTGCAGATCTATGGAAATTCCAGCAGTTCTTAGTATCGAAAACATCGTTTCTATCGTTAATGATGGAGATGAAGTTGTTCTTGACGGATCAACAGGAGAAGCATTCATCAATCCTGAAGCATCTGTTGTAGAAGAATATAAAGCTAAGAAAGCAAAATTCTTAGAAGAGAAAGCTGCCCTTCAGAAGTTTGTTGGACAGAAATCCCAGACAGCAGACGGACACGTTGTGGAACTGGTTGCTAACATCGGTGGACCAGACGAAGCAGAAGGTGTCTTAGAGCGTGATGGAGAAGGTGTTGGATTATTCAGATCTGAGTTCTTATTCATGGAAAGCGATGCGATTCCATCAGAAGAAGCTCAGTTTGAAGCATACAAGAAAGTAGCTGAAACTCTTGACGGTAAACCAGTGATCATCCGTACACTGGATATCGGTGGGGATAAAGCACTTCCATATCTTGGACTTCCAACAGAAGAGAATCCATTCTTAGGATTCAGAGCAGTACGTTTCTGCTTACAGAGAAAAGAAGATATTTACAAACCACAGCTTCGTGCATTATTACGTGCAAGTGCCTTCGGTAAAGTTCGTATCATGGTACCATTAGTAACATGTGTAGACGAGCTTCGTGCAGTCAAAGCGATCATCGAAGAACTGAAACAGGAATTAGATGCAGAAGGTATCGCATACGACAAAGATATCCAGGTTGGTGTTATGATGGAAACTGCAGCAGCAAGCTTAATTGCTGACATTCTTGCAAAAGAAGCAGACTTCTTCAGTATCGGTACAAACGATTTAACTGGATACACAATGGCAGCCGACAGAGGTAACCCAGATGTTGCATATCTGTACTCTGCATACAATCCAGCTGTACTTCGTTCTATCAGAAATATCATCTCAGCTGCAAACAAAGAAGACATCATGGCAGGTATGTGTGGAGAAGCAGCAAGCGATCCATTATTAGTACCAGTATTATTAGGATTCGGATTAAACGAATTCTCAGTAAGTGCTACAGCAATCCTTGCTACAAGAAAAGTAATGTCTCTGTGGACAATGGATGAATGTAAAGCATTAGTTGATGAAGTAATGCAGTTAGAAACAGAAGCAGAAGTAAAAGCTTTATTAGAAGAAAGAGCAAGAAGCTAA
- a CDS encoding RHS repeat-associated core domain-containing protein translates to MIGTEGNVLATERFKGDDTQYYLYNEDIQGSTTSLVKEDGSADATYQYTDFGETIIHGDDQAKNEVCYTGGIYDQSTGLYYLNARYYNPEDGRFMTEDTYRGDTTKSETGHLYVYCANNPVNYVDPSGHFLVSTAVLVGVGVGGIVGAIAGSYKGRLVAKRLG, encoded by the coding sequence TTGATTGGAACAGAAGGAAATGTCCTTGCAACTGAGAGATTCAAAGGGGATGATACGCAATATTATCTGTATAATGAAGATATTCAGGGAAGTACAACTAGCCTAGTGAAAGAAGATGGAAGTGCAGATGCAACCTATCAGTATACGGATTTTGGAGAGACAATTATTCATGGAGATGATCAGGCGAAAAATGAAGTGTGTTATACTGGTGGAATCTATGATCAGAGTACGGGATTGTATTATCTGAATGCACGGTATTATAATCCAGAAGATGGTAGATTTATGACAGAGGATACCTATCGTGGAGATACGACAAAATCGGAGACGGGACATTTATATGTGTATTGTGCGAATAATCCGGTGAATTATGTGGATCCTAGTGGGCATTTTTTAGTAAGTACAGCAGTTTTAGTAGGTGTCGGAGTAGGAGGAATTGTTGGTGCAATAGCTGGTTCATATAAAGGTAGATTAGTTGCTAAAAGATTAGGATAA
- a CDS encoding HPr family phosphocarrier protein: MVSKKFVIENEQGLHMRPAGVLAKAVTKFESDVTIVFEDKKINAKSLLNIIGACIKCGSEIELVCEGPDEEAALAHATELIESGLGE; encoded by the coding sequence ATGGTATCAAAGAAATTTGTCATTGAAAACGAACAGGGATTACACATGAGACCAGCTGGAGTTTTAGCGAAAGCTGTAACTAAATTCGAATCTGACGTAACTATCGTATTCGAAGATAAAAAAATCAACGCTAAAAGCTTATTAAACATCATCGGAGCTTGCATCAAATGTGGTTCTGAAATCGAATTAGTATGTGAAGGTCCAGACGAAGAAGCAGCTCTTGCACATGCAACAGAACTGATTGAATCTGGGTTAGGTGAATAA
- a CDS encoding ankyrin repeat domain-containing protein, whose product MIVKNILKLLIVIIFLLIGYYLYFNMPWILQYKERESSMVTEYYRKGSLQYDIITGNYVFARIKVLFGENVNEIDKKNNTTPLETALMSMSYPDRFIKMLVKNGANLNKEGHELLSEYIYYFGQQDCNKMIKYLLNKGADPDKNALVVAVTKNNYDLVQILLKNGADVNQKNEKGITAIMAACYSENYEEEPGINTRKQYRIIRLLIEKGADISLKDNKGNTVEKYIQQYRKNIENGNHEYTESLYKLIKSYKIN is encoded by the coding sequence ATGATTGTGAAAAATATTTTGAAATTGCTGATAGTAATAATATTTTTATTGATTGGTTATTATTTGTATTTTAATATGCCATGGATATTACAATATAAAGAACGAGAATCTAGTATGGTAACCGAGTATTATCGAAAAGGAAGTTTACAATATGATATAATAACAGGTAATTATGTTTTTGCTAGAATAAAAGTGTTATTTGGAGAAAATGTGAATGAGATAGATAAAAAAAATAATACAACACCATTAGAAACAGCATTAATGTCAATGTCGTATCCTGATCGGTTTATAAAAATGTTAGTAAAAAATGGAGCAAATTTAAATAAAGAGGGACATGAACTTCTATCAGAATATATTTATTATTTCGGGCAACAAGATTGTAATAAGATGATAAAATATTTATTAAATAAAGGTGCAGATCCAGATAAAAATGCATTAGTAGTAGCAGTAACAAAAAATAATTATGACTTAGTGCAAATACTCTTAAAAAACGGAGCGGATGTAAATCAAAAAAATGAGAAAGGTATAACAGCAATAATGGCAGCTTGTTACTCAGAAAATTATGAGGAAGAACCGGGAATAAATACAAGAAAACAATATAGAATCATAAGATTATTGATTGAAAAAGGGGCAGATATTAGTTTAAAAGATAATAAAGGAAATACAGTAGAAAAATATATACAACAATATAGAAAAAATATAGAAAATGGTAATCATGAGTATACGGAATCATTATACAAACTAATTAAATCTTATAAAATAAATTAA
- a CDS encoding Lrp/AsnC family transcriptional regulator, giving the protein MEAEGILTGFHASVDPIQLGYHIKAYISLEISPAQKPEVYPFLRAHPNVLECDCVTGNYSVLLKVAFSSTMIVFSTIVENRGVVPE; this is encoded by the coding sequence TTGGAAGCGGAAGGAATTCTGACTGGATTTCATGCTTCTGTTGACCCGATCCAACTTGGTTATCATATTAAAGCATATATCAGTCTTGAGATCAGCCCTGCACAAAAACCCGAAGTTTATCCTTTTCTTCGAGCACACCCAAATGTATTGGAATGTGATTGTGTAACTGGAAATTATTCTGTGCTGCTGAAGGTTGCTTTTTCTAGTACGATGATCGTGTTTTCTACGATCGTTGAGAATCGCGGGGTGGTTCCTGAATAG
- the gltX gene encoding glutamate--tRNA ligase yields MSKVRTRFAPSPTGRMHVGNLRTALYAYLIARHAGGDFILRIEDTDQERQVEGAEEIIYNTLKKAGMNHDEGPDIDGGVGPYVQSERQAQGLYLKYAKELIDKGEAYYCFCDQERLDTLKVKSGDVVISHYDKHCLNLSKEEVQAKLDAGVPYVIRQNNPTEGTTSFVDEIYGEITVDNIELDDMILIKSDGYPTYNFANVVDDHLMGITHVVRGNEYLSSTPKYNRLYDAFGWEKPVYIHCPLITDEEHHKLSKRKGHSSFEDLIEQGFLPETIVNFVALLGWSPGGEQEIFSLKELEEIFDYKHMSKTPAVFDMNKIKWMNGEYIKAMDFDRFKELAMPYVTETIHREMDFDKILSMVKTRIELFTEIPGHIDFFEAVPEYDVEMYKHKKMKTTPETSLTVLKEIYPVIEAQEDFTNDALYEMLVSFAKGHEYKNGYVMWPVRTAVSGKQMTPGGATELMELLGKEESLKRINDAIAKLEAALA; encoded by the coding sequence ATGAGCAAAGTAAGAACAAGATTTGCACCAAGCCCTACAGGGCGTATGCATGTAGGTAACTTAAGAACAGCCCTTTATGCATATCTGATCGCACGTCATGCAGGCGGAGATTTTATTTTAAGAATTGAAGATACAGACCAGGAAAGACAGGTAGAAGGGGCAGAAGAGATTATCTACAATACCCTTAAGAAAGCCGGAATGAACCACGATGAAGGACCAGACATCGATGGTGGAGTCGGACCATATGTTCAGAGTGAGAGACAGGCACAGGGGCTTTATTTAAAATATGCAAAAGAACTGATCGACAAGGGAGAAGCATATTACTGTTTCTGTGATCAGGAGAGATTAGACACACTGAAAGTAAAATCAGGAGATGTTGTGATCAGTCATTATGACAAACATTGCTTAAACTTATCCAAAGAAGAAGTTCAGGCGAAATTAGACGCAGGAGTACCATATGTTATCCGTCAGAATAACCCAACAGAAGGAACAACATCTTTCGTTGATGAGATTTACGGAGAGATCACAGTGGATAATATCGAATTAGATGATATGATCCTGATCAAATCGGATGGATATCCAACATACAACTTCGCAAACGTAGTTGATGACCATTTAATGGGAATCACACATGTAGTTCGTGGTAATGAATACTTATCATCTACACCAAAGTACAATCGTTTATATGATGCATTCGGATGGGAAAAACCAGTATACATTCATTGTCCACTGATCACAGACGAAGAACATCACAAATTAAGTAAGAGAAAAGGTCATTCTTCCTTCGAAGATCTGATCGAGCAGGGATTCTTGCCAGAGACGATCGTAAACTTCGTTGCATTACTTGGATGGAGCCCAGGAGGAGAACAGGAAATCTTCTCATTAAAAGAATTAGAAGAGATCTTTGATTACAAACATATGTCTAAGACACCAGCGGTCTTTGATATGAACAAGATCAAATGGATGAATGGTGAATATATCAAAGCCATGGACTTCGACCGTTTCAAAGAACTTGCTATGCCATATGTAACAGAGACAATTCACAGAGAGATGGATTTTGATAAGATCCTTTCTATGGTGAAGACAAGAATTGAGTTATTCACAGAGATTCCGGGACACATTGACTTCTTCGAAGCAGTTCCAGAATATGATGTAGAGATGTACAAACATAAGAAGATGAAGACAACACCTGAGACTTCATTAACCGTATTAAAAGAGATCTATCCAGTGATCGAAGCACAGGAAGATTTTACAAATGATGCATTATATGAGATGTTAGTATCTTTTGCAAAAGGACATGAGTACAAGAATGGTTATGTAATGTGGCCAGTTCGTACAGCAGTCTCTGGAAAGCAGATGACACCAGGTGGAGCAACAGAATTAATGGAACTTCTGGGAAAAGAAGAATCATTAAAGAGAATCAATGATGCGATCGCGAAACTGGAGGCAGCACTTGCATAG
- a CDS encoding RHS repeat-associated core domain-containing protein, with translation MGLYYLNARYYNPEDGRFMTEDSYRGEIMNPETGHLYVYCANNPVNYVDPSGHFAAAMYTVIKLVLVGGAVAYVSYSSWKNHSSKTKYAGRKIISKTKVSVWLTAGVVDRIIYSKSKKKVILKRRKNQKK, from the coding sequence ATGGGGTTGTACTATCTGAATGCACGGTATTATAATCCGGAAGATGGTAGGTTTATGACAGAGGATAGTTATCGCGGCGAGATAATGAACCCTGAGACTGGACATTTGTATGTGTATTGTGCGAATAATCCGGTGAATTATGTGGATCCTAGTGGGCATTTTGCGGCAGCAATGTATACAGTTATAAAATTAGTACTTGTTGGAGGTGCGGTAGCTTATGTGTCATATTCATCATGGAAAAATCATAGTTCAAAAACAAAATATGCAGGAAGAAAAATTATTTCTAAAACAAAAGTATCTGTATGGCTTACAGCAGGAGTAGTGGATAGGATAATATATAGTAAAAGTAAGAAAAAAGTAATACTAAAAAGAAGAAAGAATCAAAAAAAGTAA